The following are encoded together in the Oncorhynchus gorbuscha isolate QuinsamMale2020 ecotype Even-year linkage group LG03, OgorEven_v1.0, whole genome shotgun sequence genome:
- the LOC124020885 gene encoding transmembrane protein 51-like, which produces MCTSGVPASSSHGVSRSGSSYALCALGVGLIALGIIMIVWSMVPGDATQTTKTPGNSSITVPADHGEDGDGEEDKEAAKTLSIAYVLVGAGVAMLLLSIFLGVRNKRRKHQRRQETQAVGVRFVDHVAGEAGENLDEPVPVYNVPSYEEAVTSGQFPIRQSNLRQSNSQLPSYEDLICAVENEGEGPSAAPVKEAHPSSPTPEPQPAAAANPHSVGRASRILRPNRVRRIKSEKLHLKDFRFNIRNPTDAKVTIEPITPPPQYDGKIPEF; this is translated from the exons ATGTGTACCAGTGGTGTTCCAGCCAGCTCCAGCCATGGGGTCAGCCGGTCGGGCTCCTCGTATGCCCTGTGTGCCCTTGGGGTGGGACTCATAGCCCTGGGCATCATCATGATTGTGTGGTCAATGGTTCCCGGGGATGCTACCCAGACAACCAAGACTCCAGGCAACTCCAGTATAACAGTGCCAGCAGACCATGGTGAGGATGGGGATGGCGAGGAAGACAAGGAAGCAGCGAAGACCTTATCAATAGCCTATGTGCTGGTGGGGGCAGgggtggccatgctgctgctgtcTATCTTCCTGGGGGTGAGGAACAAGCGGAGGAAGCACCAGAGAAGACAAGAGACACAGGCCGTAGGAGTCCGCTTCGTGGACCATGTGGCTGGGGAGGCAGGAGAGAA TTTAGATGAGCCAGTCCCAGTCTACAACGTGCCCAGCTATGAGGAGGCGGTCACCAGTGGCCAGTTCCCCATCCGCCAGAGCAACTTACGCCAGAGCAACTCCCAGCTGCCTTCCTACGAGGACCTCATCTGTGCTGTGGAAAACGAGGGGGAGGGACCAAGTGCTGCCCCAGTTAAGGAGGCTCATCCTAGCAGTCCCACTCCTGAGCCCCAGCCCGCCGCTGCAGCCAACCCCCACAGTGTAGGCCGGGCCAGCCGGATACTACGGCCCAACAGGGTACGCAGAATCAAGTCTGAGAAACTCCATCTGAAGGACTTTCGTTTTAACATTCGCAACCCTACTGATGCGAAGGTGACCATTGAACCAATCACTCCGCCACCACAGTACGACGGCAAGATACCTGAGTTCTGA